The proteins below are encoded in one region of Buteo buteo chromosome 22, bButBut1.hap1.1, whole genome shotgun sequence:
- the VMA21 gene encoding vacuolar ATPase assembly integral membrane protein VMA21, translating to MRPPLRRASGRPGASAERDAEEEEAAMERYGEAALNAVPVPDLRQNEGSLTSTLRTLLFFTALMITLPVGLYFSSKAYIFEGTLGMSDRDSYFYAAIVAVVTVHVVLALFVYVAWNEGSRQWREGKQD from the exons ATGCGCCCGCCCCTCCGGCGGGCTTCCGGTAGACCAGGAGCTTCGGCCGAGCGGGacgctgaggaggaggaggcggcgatGGAGCGTTACGGTGAGGCGGCGTTGAACGCCGTCCCCGTGCCCGACCTCAGGCA aaatgaggGTTCATTAACATCAACTTTAAGAACGCTTCTATTCTTCACAGCTCTAATGATTACATTACCTGTGGGGCTATATTTTTCATCAAAGGCTTATATATTTGAAG gTACCTTAGGAATGTCCGACAGAGACAGCTATTTTTATGCTGCCATAGTTGCTGTAGTTACTGTTCATGTGGTACTTGCTCTCTTTGTATATGTAGCATGGAATGAGGGTTCTCGACAGTGGCGGGAAGGCAAACAGGACTAG